From the Aerosakkonema funiforme FACHB-1375 genome, the window TCCAGTCCGAATTTCGTCGATTTCTGGAACAATTAGGTCGGGGGGAAATCACGCAGCTGTTTCACTCCTCCGGGAGAACTACGGCTCAGGCAGATAGTGTGATCGATGAAATTGTCGATGCGGTTAAGGAACTTTCGCAAAACCGGATCGGTGCGCTAATTGTGATGGAAACCAGCAGTCCGATCGACGAACGAGATTTTTCTGTTCCGGGTGTAAAACTCGATGCGGAAGTGTCGAAAGAACTTTTGCAAACTATTTTCCAGACGACTACCCTATTGCACGATGGGGCGGTTTTGATTGGCGGTTCTCGGATTATGGCGGCTGGGGTGATTTTGCCGCTTTCGGAACGCACGGCTTCGCGGCAGCTGGGTACGCGCCACCGGGCGGCAATGGGAATTACTGAGCGCGTCGAAAACTGTTTGTGTATTGTTGTATCTGAAGAAACGGGTTCTATTTCGCTAGCCGAAAGGGGTACTCTAAATAGACCTTTGACCAGCAGCAAACTGAAGGAACTGCTGGAGGCGCGATTCTCTTCATCGAGCGATGAGAGAGTTGTGGCTCCGAATCTGCGGACTTTAGGCCGTCAGATCGGTTCTAGGGCTCAGCTGGTCTCGCGTTTACTCCGTCTGCCATCATCGGCTTCTAGAGAAAAAAAATGACTGCTAAGCAAACTCTCTTACAAGAACTGCCTGCCGATCTAGACCGAGAACGACTGCCCAGGCACGTTGCGGTGATTATGGATGGAAATGGTCGGTGGGCTAAGCGACAGGGGCTACCTCGGATCGTGGGCCATCGCCGGGGGGTTGATGCGCTTAAGGATTTATTGCGCTGTTGTAGGGATTGGGGCGTGGAAGCGCTGACTGCCTACGCTTTTTCTACGGAGAATTGGGGACGCCCGCTGGAGGAAGTTGATTTTTTGATGACTCTGTTTGAGCGGGTGTTGCGGCAGGAGCTGCGGGAGATGATGGAGGAGAATGTTCAAATTCGGTTTGTGGGTAATTTGAATGCTCTGCCTCGATCGCTCCAAGCAGAGATTGAGCGATCGATGAACGAAACTAAGGACAATCAGGGTATTAAGTTTACTGTGGCGACGAATTACGGTGGACGCCAGGAAATTGTGCAGGCAGCTCGAGCGATCGCGCATCAGGTGCAACAAGGTCTCCTGCAACCGGAACAAATTGATGAAGCGTTATTTCAAAAGCATCTTTATACTTCAGGTATTTGCGACCCGGATTTATTGATTCGCACGAGTGGGGAAATGCGAATTAGCAATTTTCTCCTCTGGCAAATGGCTTATGCGGAAATTTATATTACTGAAACTCTGTGGCCTGATTTTGACAGAACCGAGTTTCATCGAGCTTTGTGCGATTATCAAAAACGCGATCGTCGTTTTGGAAAAGTGTAGCAATTATAGATTTTAGATTGCAGATTGTAGATTTAAATTCTATCTAAAATCTACAATCTAAAATCGGATTATGGGCCAGAGAAAACCGCTGCTTCGATATCGCGACGAGTGAGGGAGTATTTGAAGGCGCGTTGGATGTCTTTACCGTTTTCTCCTGCTTCTATGTAACGCACGGTCAGTTGATCTATATCTAGGCACAGTTCGGCTTTCCAGGTCGATCGTTCGACTCGCCAGCAATGCAGTTCGTTGCGGTCTTGTTCGCATCCCCGATCTCTTAGCCACTGTTCTATTTCCGGGAGGGGATGGTTGTACAAAGGGGTATCGGCTGGAAGCATAATCATGTGGAACTGAACTATCCTCACTATAGTCGCTATTCCGACTGAGTGGGCTTGCTAACTTACTGTCCTAGTAGTTGCCCGGAATTATCAAATTTTCATTTCTGGTGATGGAATCGATTTCTCCGTTGGTGTTAGAGTGGGACTGACTTGCTGTTGTACAGTTTGATTCGACGGCGATACGGGTTGGGTCAGTCCGATGGCGATCGCTAATAGCAGACATCCCACAAAGGTAACTAGCATGATAAATAGTGCAAATATTTCGCCGGGGGAGAGGGGTCTGTCTGTGGGGTCGAGATAAGCTGAGGAAGATTCGTATCCTTTGTCGGAAACGGGACGGTTGAGGTCTGAGGGTGGTTGAATGACGGTGACGCGGGAATAGCCGATTTTAGTATCGTAGTGTAAGCGTCGCTCTGGGTTACTGAGGGTGGCGTAGGCTTCGTTGAGTTGTTGGAATTTGGCA encodes:
- a CDS encoding isoprenyl transferase produces the protein MTAKQTLLQELPADLDRERLPRHVAVIMDGNGRWAKRQGLPRIVGHRRGVDALKDLLRCCRDWGVEALTAYAFSTENWGRPLEEVDFLMTLFERVLRQELREMMEENVQIRFVGNLNALPRSLQAEIERSMNETKDNQGIKFTVATNYGGRQEIVQAARAIAHQVQQGLLQPEQIDEALFQKHLYTSGICDPDLLIRTSGEMRISNFLLWQMAYAEIYITETLWPDFDRTEFHRALCDYQKRDRRFGKV
- a CDS encoding DUF3143 domain-containing protein, producing MIMLPADTPLYNHPLPEIEQWLRDRGCEQDRNELHCWRVERSTWKAELCLDIDQLTVRYIEAGENGKDIQRAFKYSLTRRDIEAAVFSGP
- the cdaA gene encoding diadenylate cyclase CdaA, yielding MGDALERLLTNLSWTHSLLDVGLVLALTYVVLVIIGERRTLWVVRGFIVLMLATAVSNSLKLALLNFVLEKLVVGSAVAMAVIFQSEFRRFLEQLGRGEITQLFHSSGRTTAQADSVIDEIVDAVKELSQNRIGALIVMETSSPIDERDFSVPGVKLDAEVSKELLQTIFQTTTLLHDGAVLIGGSRIMAAGVILPLSERTASRQLGTRHRAAMGITERVENCLCIVVSEETGSISLAERGTLNRPLTSSKLKELLEARFSSSSDERVVAPNLRTLGRQIGSRAQLVSRLLRLPSSASREKK
- a CDS encoding J domain-containing protein encodes the protein MPLSSSYYALLGLHPSASAVEIRRAYRELSKRYHPDTTELPEAIATAKFQQLNEAYATLSNPERRLHYDTKIGYSRVTVIQPPSDLNRPVSDKGYESSSAYLDPTDRPLSPGEIFALFIMLVTFVGCLLLAIAIGLTQPVSPSNQTVQQQVSPTLTPTEKSIPSPEMKI